A genomic region of Raphanus sativus cultivar WK10039 chromosome 6, ASM80110v3, whole genome shotgun sequence contains the following coding sequences:
- the LOC108806571 gene encoding putative zinc transporter At3g08650: MHPGCKKLLLLLFLFSSVYIANTETSHKARASPDGDLGRNVIIDGSGLEKTLHDIGMGEKRGSKVSVSVSTVVLFTLAMAAATGLGAVPFFFVELDPQWAGICNGMAAGVMLAASFDLVKEGQEHGGSGNWVVTGILAGGLFIWLCKQFLEQYGEVSMLDIKGADAAKVVLVIGIMTLHSFGEGSGVGVSFAGSKGFSQGLLITLAIAVHNIPEGLAVSMVLTSRGVSPQNAMLWSIITSLPQPLVAVPAFLCADAFSKFLPFCTGFAAGCMVWMVIAEVLPDAFKEASPSQVASAATISVASMEAFSTLFESFTHDYNSEDASGFFVSLLFGLGPLLGGVFLVASALTFRLQHALLMGVASGIAFVLGLWRPLQLLISAKMGFIPLVTLLAVGAGLSHFTSSAITSRKKSRAGSLITSATNFPTSMITLQSLLACGAVGFHALAEGLALGVAAPKAYGLGRHMVLPVSLHGLPRGTAVASCVFGATDSWHAALAAAALVGFVGPVSAIGSILAGIDYSGLDHVMMVACGGLLPSYWQVVKRAVKLERKKGSVGMVLGVACAVVCLTFTRLVCLHTPYCNSAPEAVR; this comes from the exons ATGCATCCAGGCTGCAAAAAGCTTCTGCTgcttcttttcttattttcctCTGTATACATTGCCAACACTGAGACCTCTCATAAAGCAAGAGCTTCTCCTGATGGGGACTTGGGGAGAAACGTTATAATAGACGGAAGCGGTTTAGAGAAAACTTTACATGACATTGGAATGGGTGAGAAGAGAGGCAGCAAAGTCTCAGTCTCAGTCTCTACAGTTGTGTTGTTCACCTTGGCGATGGCTGCTGCCACCGGGTTAGGCGCGGTGCCCTTCTTCTTCGTCGAGCTCGATCCTCAATGGGCGGGAATATGCAACGGCATGGCTGCCGGTGTGATGCTGGCCGCTAGCTTTGATCTTGTAAAAGAAGGGCAAGAGCATGGTGGTTCTGGTAACTGGGTTGTTACTGGGATTCTAGCCGGTGGGTTGTTCATCTGGCTCTGCAAACAGTTTCTCGAACAATACGGTGAGGTTAGCATGCTGGATATCAAAGGAGCAGACGCAGCGAAAGTGGTTCTCGTCATAGGGATCATGACGCTTCATTCATTCGGGGAAGGGTCAGGCGTTGGTGTATCCTTTGCTGGCTCGAAGGGATTTAGCCAAGGGCTTCTGATCACTTTGGCGATAGCCGTTCATAACATTCCAGAAGGTTTAGCTGTTAGCATGGTGCTGACGTCAAGGGGTGTATCTCCACAGAACGCCATGCTCTGGAGTATCATCACATCTTTGCCTCAGCCTCTTGTTGCTGTGCCTGCTTTTTTATGTGCTGATGCGTTTAGCAAGTTCTTGCCCTTTTGTACTGGGTTTGCTGCTGGGTGTATGGTTTGGATGGTTATTGCTGAAGTGCTTCCTGATGCATTCAAG GAAGCGTCTCCGTCGCAAGTAGCGTCTGCAGCGACGATATCAGTAGCGTCCATGGAAGCTTTCAGCACTCTTTTCGAGAGTTTCACTCATGATTACAA CTCAGAGGATGCTTCTGGCTTCTTTGTTTCACTCCTCTTTGGTCTAGGCCCATTGCTTGGGGGAGTGTTTCTGGTTGCATCGGCACTCACCTTCCGTCTACAGCACGCTCTCCTCATGGGAGTAGCCTCAGGGATTGCCTTTGTCCTCGGTCTCTGGCGTCCGCTTCAACTTCTCATATCTGCAAAAATGGGATTCATCCCTCTGGTTACTCTACTCGCGGTCGGAGCGGGGCTGAGCCATTTCACGAGCTCAGCCATCACTTCTCGGAAGAAGTCTCGAGCTGGCAGTTTAATCACCTCAGCAACCAATTTTCCAACGAGTATGATAACGCTCCAGTCACTATTAGCGTGTGGAGCGGTTGGTTTCCACGCATTAGCGGAAGGGCTTGCTCTCGGAGTCGCTGCTCCAAAGGCTTATGGTCTAGGGAGACACATGGTGCTCCCAGTTTCCTTACACGGGCTGCCAAGAGGGACAGCGGTTGCAAGCTGCGTTTTCGGTGCTACGGACAGCTGGCACGCAGCTCTTGCGGCTGCAGCTTTGGTTGGGTTCGTGGGACCTGTGTCAGCCATAGGATCGATACTAGCCGGGATAGATTACAGTGGGCTTGACCACGTGATGATGGTGGCGTGCGGTGGATTGCTGCCTAGCTACTGGCAGGTGGTGAAGAGAGCGGTGAAgttggagaggaagaaagggAGTGTGGGGATGGTGCTGGGAGTGGCGTGTGCGGTTGTGTGTCTGACTTTTACTAGACTGGTGTGCTTGCACACGCCTTACTGCAATTCTGCACCTGAGGCTGTTAGATGA
- the LOC108813320 gene encoding protein RETICULATA-RELATED 3, chloroplastic, whose translation MATNAIARLHLSAKSNPNPNLPPSRAINLSRDPRIILSFPRSGSVCSLHTNFSSPNLAIPCAAAGGGGGGNFGNPGSGGGSGGGGGDDGEEQEGSSSSSSWGPIGMFIEGWRSRVAADPQFPFKVLMEELVGVTACVLGDMASRPNFGLNELDFVFSTLVVGSILNFMLMYLLAPTAATAGVSQSLPGIFKHCPSGHMFEQGGFTVMNRFGTLVYKGMVFATVGLAAGLVGTAISNGLIVLRKKMDPGFETPNKPPPTVLNSLTWATHMGVSANVRYQTLNGVEFLLARAMPPVVFKTSVFVLRCVNNVVGGMSFVLLARMTGSQSVERKKEEVAVEEEEKTEIHVKVKDV comes from the coding sequence ATGGCTACTAATGCTATCGCGCGTCTTCATCTGTCAGCGAAATCGAATCCGAATCCGAATCTTCCACCTTCCAGAGCCATCAACCTCTCTCGCGATCCAAGAATCATCCTCTCGTTTCCACGAAGCGGATCCGTCTGCTCACTCCACACCAACTTCTCCTCTCCAAACCTCGCAATCCCATGCGCCGCAGCAGGCGGTGGCGGCGGCGGAAACTTCGGTAATCCAGGCTCAGGCGGTGGaagcggaggaggaggaggagacgacGGAGAAGAGCAAGAAGGATCATCGTCGTCTTCATCATGGGGACCGATAGGTATGTTCATCGAAGGATGGAGATCACGAGTCGCGGCAGATCCTCAGTTCCCTTTCAAGGTCCTCATGGAAGAGCTCGTCGGAGTCACCGCATGCGTCCTCGGAGACATGGCGTCGCGCCCCAACTTCGGATTAAACGAGCTAGACTTCGTCTTCTCAACCCTCGTCGTGGGTTCGATTCTCAACTTCATGCTCATGTACCTCTTGGCTCCCACCGCGGCCACCGCTGGTGTCTCACAGAGCTTACCCGGAATCTTTAAGCACTGTCCTTCggggcatatgttcgaacaggggGGATTCACTGTAATGAACCGTTTCGGGACTCTTGTGTACAAAGGAATGGTTTTTGCGACTGTGGGGTTAGCTGCTGGTCTTGTCGGAACGGCTATCTCTAACGGGTTGATTGttctgaggaagaagatggatcCGGGGTTCGAGACGCCCAACAAACCGCCGCCGACGGTGCTCAATTCGCTGACTTGGGCGACTCATATGGGTGTGAGCGCTAACGTGAGGTACCAGACGTTGAACGGGGTTGAGTTCTTGCTTGCGAGGGCGATGCCGCCTGTGGTGTTTAAGACGAGTGTGTTTGTGTTGAGGTGTGTGAACAATGTTGTGGGAGGGatgtcttttgttttgttggcGAGGATGACTGGATCACAGTCTGTGGAGAGGAAGAAGGAGGAGGTTGCAgttgaggaggaggagaagacgGAGATTCATGTGAAGGTGAAGGATGTTTGA
- the LOC108807539 gene encoding putative F-box protein At1g47790 encodes MENGQRLRANRKHRPASDAYGRCIEGVIYYLAKANYGTVVMSFDVRSEKFDMIGVPPKYCRKLVTYKGWLACFDAWDDRRFWILEDAQKQIWSVEQELLSPSADFGRGFKLTGSTHAGEFIYVPKRDSRLFYVLLCDPVRNSWRRFEFEMSVRNEEIHRTYALYAFPNHIDSQISL; translated from the coding sequence ATGGAGAACGGTCAGAGGCTCAGAGCTAATCGTAAGCATCGTCCCGCCAGTGATGCGTATGGGCGATGCATCGAGGGTGTGATATATTATCTAGCGAAAGCGAACTATGGTACAGTTGTAATGAGTTTCGATGTTAGATCTGAAAAGTTTGATATGATAGGAGTACCTCCCAAGTATTGTCGGAAGCTGGTAACATATAAGGGATGGTTAGCTTGTTTTGATGCTTGGGATGATAGAAGGTTCTGGATTTTGGAGGATGCACAGAAACAGATATGGTCGGTGGAACAAGAGTTACTTTCACCTTCTGCTGACTTTGGTCGGGGTTTCAAACTAACGGGTTCCACTCATGCTGGTGAGTTTATTTACGTGCCGAAAAGGGATAGCcgattgttttatgttttattgtgTGATCCGGTGAGAAACAGCTGGAGAAGATTTGAATTTGAGATGTCCGTCCGTAATGAAGAAATACACCGAACTTATGCGCTCTATGCTTTCCCGAATCACATTGATAGTCAAATCTCTTTGtaa